The DNA region CCCCGTCGCAGCATGATGTACTGCAGTTAGAACTCATGGATGTATCCAAGTGTTGTCCTCCTGTAAATAAAACGCTTCCCTGTAGCTTGTGGTTTCAGAGTCAGACAGACATGGATGCTGGACTCATCTCCTCTCAAAATTCTCACTTTATTTGGGCTACAGATGAGCTAAAACACCCCCCGGGTGTCAGATTAAATGTTGGGAAACACCCGATCACAGCTGGCTGCCCTTTAAAGAGATGAAGTGATGTGAAAGTTCTGTGAAACGGGTAACATCTGTCGGCTTTGACAAACTGTAATTTGATCCGCATGGGCGCGGTAAAGcgtaaaacaaacacatctgtcctctctggaTTCTGGCTACCGCCACAAAATGGCTGGGCGCTACCATCACATGGATGGAGCAGATCATTAATGAGGACCGCGCGTGGACAGATGTCAGTACGGAGCTCGGCCAGATAAGTCGGATCACATTAGTGGCGGGGGTGTGGATCCAGGCTGTCATTCACATGCAGAGAAAGGTCTCCTTTCTTCCTGCTGTGGGACCCATAGTTCTCCTTACGCAACATCAGAGGAATCTCCGATACCGAAGCAGAAGGATTAACTTCATCATTTCTGAATCTCAAACTGTTTTCTCCACATTGTCGTAACAtgtacaacccccccccccccaaaaaaaagaaaggaacagTTGCaacaggacagacagaaggTCATTGTGTAAAATTAATTTGGCTTTATTGCTCACtgtgcatgtttttaaaatgcttgTTACAGCGACGCCTTGTGGCCGCGCTGCAACACTGCCCAAGAGTCTCGAAAGCGATGCCAGGAGGAGACTTCCGGTCTATTTTATAACCCTGCACCCATAATTAACCTGAACTATTGATCCTCCAACAGCAGGCACAGACACTGGATTCAGCAGCTCATGTAACCCCCCCACAGcccaccaccctcccccccGCCCTGGCATGACCTTCAGCCTGCGACCCTCTGTGACAGACGGTTACTGAGTAGTTGTGGATATACATGAAGAAATACGAAGAAAGAGACTATCCttttcaaaacacaaaaaaggtgCAAACTAATGCAGGTTCGTTCACTGGAATGAGACTTTAACCGCAATTTCATCAGAAATGGACTCAAATTAATCTATAGATTGGAGGATCTAATAACTAATGGGGCTGGACcataattctttattattactCCTAATAAAGGCGCCTGGTATGTTATCGCTGTCCCAGTAGGACCAGTTACAGGGTGATTGAAATGGTTGATTTACTGTCCAACCCCactaaaaaccaaaataaacgGCGTTAATAGAAAAATATTAAGGACACGGAGGATTGCCAGATCAGaaagctgagaaaaaaaaaaaaaaaaggtctctgATGTAACTGCAGGGGTGCAAAGCAAGCTGGACCACAGAGCGGGCCTGGTCTTCCTCGTGCAGTAGTTTAGGCTCAGTTACGACcgtcctctccccctcctggaGCTCGCCGACCTCTGAACTGGAGCAGCCCCCTGCGTCCCCCCATGGCCAAATAAatagagagaaacagaaagacaaGACGGGGAAAAGAGAATCCAGGCGTGCGTTTTGGTCTGACGATGCGGCCCATTTCCTCGGTTACGATGTTTGCGTCGTTCCCGTGGGCACTGGCGATTCCCCGGCGTTTGCGGAGGCGGCCTccgtggggggggtggggcCGACGGCCGCAGCCTCCCTTGGCGTGACTGTAACCGAGGCCGTGGGCGCGGCGCTGGACATGGGTAGGAGCGGGGGCATGCCCTGAGGGAGGACGGGAGGCAGCTGGGAGGGAAGCATGGTGGGTAGGGTGGGTAGAGAGGGTAGGGGGGCCAGGCCTGGGATgttgagaggagggagagacgcTAGAGAGGGGACTGAgggaggtagaatggggggggggttagtaaAAGTGAGTTATGTTGTGCAGGATGagcaaataaatacatttaccTGTTGATCCTACTGGTAGTGACACTGAGCTGAGGTCTGGTAGTGGCAGGTTGAGATTGGGCAGGTTGGGGAGGGGAGGTAAGCCCCCTGCTAGAGGCATCAAACCTGTCGTCACACGCACAAACAACGCAAGATGAAGGGTCGCCATCGGTTTAATCGCTGCTGCCTCATGGCAAGGTCGCTCACCTGGTAGCGTGGTGGTGGGGTTGAAGCCGGTGGCGGCAGAATTCAGCGGGGCGAGAGGGCTGAAGGAggggctggtggaggaggggagcaggGGTACTGTGGGCAAACCTGGGGAAGAGGGACACGCGTCAACATGGGATTGGAAAGTAAATCAGGAAAGAAGTGTTGACACACCTGTCTGCAGTTCACTGGGCATGGTGGGAGGGGCTGCAGTGATGGACAGGCCTGACAGCGAGTCCTCCAGGCAGGTGGGGATGACGGGGGCTGTCGGGGGAGGGGTCACTGCTGACAGCTGGACCTGAACGAGGCGGAAGAAATACAGCGTGTTATCAAGCTCACTAATGCAGTTTGGCTTGAATGCAAAACCACTGAGGGAAGCACAGGGGGGAAGGGAATAACGGATAGCATGGTGCGTGCTCTGACCTCAGTGAATCCATCCTTCAGTGGACTGATGGGATCACTGGCAGAGTTTCCAGGAAAGCTGATCTTCTTCCCCTCTCCAAAAGGCTTGGTGGGAATCCTGTGCAGGTATCCGTAGCCAATCCCGCAT from Takifugu flavidus isolate HTHZ2018 chromosome 15, ASM371156v2, whole genome shotgun sequence includes:
- the LOC130538921 gene encoding Golgi reassembly-stacking protein 2-like, whose amino-acid sequence is MGGSQSVEIPGGGTEGYHVLRVQENSPGHRAGLEPFFDFIVSINNTRLNKDNDTLKDLLKASVEKPVKMLVYSSKTLELREATVTPSNLWGGQGLLGVSIRFCSFEGANENVWHVLEVEPNSPAALAGLRPHTDYIIGADTVMNESEDLFSLIESHEGKGLKLYVYNTDTDNCREVVITPNSAWGGDGSLGCGIGYGYLHRIPTKPFGEGKKISFPGNSASDPISPLKDGFTEVQLSAVTPPPTAPVIPTCLEDSLSGLSITAAPPTMPSELQTGLPTVPLLPSSTSPSFSPLAPLNSAATGFNPTTTLPGLMPLAGGLPPLPNLPNLNLPLPDLSSVSLPVGSTVPSLASLPPLNIPGLAPLPSLPTLPTMLPSQLPPVLPQGMPPLLPMSSAAPTASVTVTPREAAAVGPTPPTEAASANAGESPVPTGTTQTS